A region from the Hyalangium gracile genome encodes:
- a CDS encoding vWA domain-containing protein — MRRSRVAVAGVVCALFVGSGLSMGCGSRAEEAQPLAERSQPASAPVEKPAAKKQEEGTRGAPAPGEHAQRESAPAASSRFAPPGKAMAKLKQAAAPSSALGGLGTRGAGAGGGGSLGGLGIGGGVAYGQGRGLLSGKGGVVGKKFVARSVPGTQASSEPVGSAEQYRDWGVNPFVTASEDRLSTFAIDVDTGAYTLARRKILEGSLPAQDGVRVEEFLNYFRYGYAGPRDDSPFAVHMDAAPSPYTPGRHLLRVGVQGRQLRISERKPAHLTFLVDVSGSMQSPDKLPLAQRALRMLVDNLRDGDTVALVTYAGSVKVALPPTGLEHKAVIHQAIEELQAGGSTAMASGIELAYQQAMKTVDEQSVSRVLILSDGDANVGATSHEDILKMIRGYVKEGITVTTLGFGMGNYKDELMEQFANKGNGNHYYVDSLMEARRIFQQQLGGTLEVIAQDVKLQVEFDPKQVARYRLVGYENRAIADIHFRDDKVDAGELGAGHTVTALYELELEPGAGEALATVRVRAKKPRGEKASESVFRFSQKSLAPTFAAASQDLRFATAVMGAAELFRRSPHASRWSFEQVRTIARQATPEGNAEREEFLQLLEKAQPLLARVAAR; from the coding sequence ATGAGGCGGAGCCGTGTGGCCGTCGCGGGAGTCGTCTGCGCGCTGTTCGTCGGAAGCGGGTTGTCCATGGGGTGTGGCTCGCGCGCGGAGGAGGCTCAGCCTCTCGCGGAGCGCTCCCAGCCAGCGTCAGCGCCGGTGGAGAAGCCCGCCGCGAAGAAGCAGGAGGAAGGCACGCGCGGCGCCCCAGCGCCTGGCGAACATGCGCAGCGCGAGAGCGCGCCCGCGGCGAGCTCCCGGTTCGCGCCCCCAGGGAAGGCGATGGCGAAGCTGAAGCAGGCCGCTGCCCCCAGCTCGGCGCTCGGCGGCCTGGGGACTCGCGGCGCGGGCGCGGGCGGAGGCGGAAGCCTCGGCGGCCTGGGCATCGGTGGAGGCGTCGCCTATGGCCAGGGCCGCGGCTTGCTCAGCGGCAAGGGCGGGGTGGTGGGCAAGAAGTTCGTCGCTCGCTCCGTGCCGGGCACGCAGGCCTCGTCGGAGCCGGTGGGCAGCGCCGAGCAGTACCGCGACTGGGGCGTCAACCCGTTCGTCACCGCGAGCGAGGACCGGCTCTCCACCTTCGCCATCGACGTGGACACGGGCGCGTACACGCTGGCCCGCCGGAAGATCCTCGAGGGCTCGCTGCCCGCGCAGGACGGCGTGCGCGTGGAGGAGTTCCTCAACTACTTCCGCTACGGCTACGCGGGCCCGAGGGACGACTCGCCGTTCGCGGTGCACATGGACGCGGCGCCCTCGCCGTACACGCCGGGCCGCCACCTGCTGCGCGTGGGCGTGCAGGGCCGGCAGCTGCGCATCTCCGAGCGCAAGCCCGCGCACCTCACCTTCCTGGTGGACGTCTCCGGCTCCATGCAGTCCCCGGACAAGCTGCCGCTGGCGCAGCGCGCCCTGCGCATGCTCGTGGACAACCTGCGGGATGGGGACACGGTGGCGCTCGTCACCTACGCCGGCAGCGTGAAGGTGGCCCTGCCCCCCACCGGCCTGGAGCACAAGGCCGTCATCCACCAGGCCATCGAGGAGCTCCAGGCGGGCGGCTCCACCGCCATGGCCTCTGGCATCGAGCTGGCCTACCAGCAGGCCATGAAGACGGTGGACGAGCAGTCCGTCTCGCGCGTGCTCATCCTCTCGGACGGAGACGCCAACGTGGGCGCCACCAGCCACGAGGACATCCTGAAGATGATCCGCGGCTACGTGAAGGAGGGCATCACCGTCACCACGCTGGGCTTCGGCATGGGCAACTACAAGGACGAGCTGATGGAGCAGTTCGCCAACAAGGGCAACGGCAACCACTACTACGTGGACTCGCTCATGGAGGCGCGCCGCATCTTCCAGCAGCAGCTCGGCGGCACGCTGGAGGTGATTGCCCAGGACGTGAAGCTGCAGGTGGAGTTCGACCCCAAGCAGGTGGCGCGCTACCGGCTGGTGGGCTACGAGAACCGCGCCATCGCGGACATCCACTTCCGAGACGACAAGGTGGACGCGGGCGAGCTGGGCGCCGGGCACACCGTCACCGCGCTGTACGAGCTGGAGCTCGAGCCGGGCGCCGGAGAGGCCCTTGCCACCGTGCGCGTGCGCGCCAAGAAGCCGCGCGGCGAGAAGGCCTCCGAGAGCGTGTTCCGCTTCTCCCAGAAGTCCCTGGCGCCCACCTTCGCCGCGGCCAGCCAGGACCTGCGCTTCGCCACCGCGGTGATGGGCGCCGCCGAGCTCTTCCGCCGCAGCCCCCACGCGAGCCGCTGGAGCTTCGAGCAGGTGCGGACCATCGCTCGCCAGGCCACGCCCGAGGGCAACGCCGAGCGCGAGGAGTTCCTCCAGCTGTTGGAGAAGGCCCAGCCGCTGCTGGCGCGCGTGGCGGCGCGGTAG
- a CDS encoding CBS domain-containing protein, whose protein sequence is MADRRMDNGRDDARSTQRTGVPENGTGGILAGTDVSGRGIDVTKRGADVSPPGSRERSESGVTGYSPERDEDPAVRQGRFHRAASMRLAQPRADMGMGMSANYGMSRTGPVSMDDRDDTRLRPTDWGSRSQGSSSQGPYGRDDRDDRYATGIGGGQMRMGEQDTRHSLEMRRDVGGDNYRQWDRTGYGVDERQLREDRGQYSGGQYGNQGQLGVHGQSSGQGAYGNQGPYSGGQYSGIGQSSGQYGNPGQGSGQYGSQGRYDPLLGLGHASAGQPGTGVNIGRSETYTARGSDTEHQRSGRTGLGGLFRRWQREPLTAREIMTRGVKTVRRDATLREVAQLMKDEDCGVVPIVDERGTLVGIVTDRDLVVRAFTGGKTPDQLRAMDVMTDDVECVHPEEDIHSIIELMGRKQIRRIPVVEKDDRVIGIISMGDIANRADYDEELQQALDRISSKRSFWSRLT, encoded by the coding sequence ATGGCCGACAGAAGAATGGACAACGGCAGGGACGACGCCCGTAGCACCCAGCGCACCGGAGTGCCCGAGAACGGGACGGGCGGCATTCTGGCCGGGACGGATGTCTCCGGGCGCGGCATCGACGTGACGAAGCGGGGCGCGGACGTGTCGCCTCCCGGCTCGCGCGAGCGCTCCGAGTCCGGTGTCACCGGCTACAGCCCCGAGCGCGATGAGGACCCCGCCGTGCGCCAGGGCCGCTTCCACCGCGCCGCGTCGATGCGTCTGGCGCAGCCGCGCGCCGACATGGGCATGGGCATGAGCGCCAACTACGGCATGTCCCGCACCGGCCCGGTGAGCATGGATGACCGCGATGACACCCGGCTGCGCCCCACCGACTGGGGCAGCCGCAGCCAGGGCAGCTCCTCGCAGGGCCCGTACGGCCGGGACGACCGGGACGACCGCTATGCCACCGGCATCGGAGGCGGCCAGATGCGCATGGGCGAGCAGGACACGCGCCACTCGCTCGAGATGCGCCGCGACGTGGGCGGCGACAACTACCGCCAGTGGGACCGCACCGGCTACGGCGTGGACGAGCGCCAGCTGCGCGAGGACCGCGGCCAGTACTCCGGCGGCCAGTACGGCAACCAGGGCCAGCTGGGTGTCCACGGACAGTCCTCGGGCCAGGGCGCGTATGGCAACCAGGGCCCTTACTCCGGCGGCCAGTACAGCGGCATCGGCCAGTCCTCCGGCCAGTACGGCAACCCTGGCCAGGGCTCCGGCCAGTACGGCAGCCAGGGCCGGTATGATCCGCTGCTCGGCCTGGGGCACGCCAGCGCGGGCCAGCCGGGCACGGGGGTGAACATCGGCCGGAGCGAGACGTACACGGCTCGCGGCTCGGACACCGAGCACCAGCGCTCGGGCCGCACGGGCCTGGGCGGCCTGTTCCGCCGGTGGCAGCGCGAGCCGCTCACCGCGCGGGAGATCATGACCCGGGGCGTGAAGACGGTGCGCCGCGACGCCACGCTGCGCGAGGTGGCGCAGCTGATGAAGGACGAGGACTGCGGCGTCGTCCCCATCGTGGACGAGCGCGGCACCCTGGTGGGCATCGTCACCGACCGCGACCTGGTCGTCCGCGCCTTCACCGGCGGCAAGACGCCGGATCAGCTGCGCGCCATGGACGTGATGACGGATGACGTGGAGTGCGTCCACCCGGAGGAGGACATCCACAGCATCATCGAGCTGATGGGCCGCAAGCAGATCCGCCGCATCCCCGTCGTGGAGAAGGACGACCGCGTCATCGGCATCATCTCGATGGGCGACATCGCCAACCGCGCCGACTACGACGAGGAGCTGCAGCAGGCGCTGGACCGCATCTCGTCCAAGCGCTCCTTCTGGAGCCGGCTGACCTGA